The uncultured Desulfuromonas sp. genome contains the following window.
ACGTGTTTATCTGCCGGAAGGATTGATGCGGAAGTATCCCAATGCAGCGGCTCAGTGGCCGTGGCAGTATGTTTTTCCCAGTTCTCGATTGTCGGTTGACCCACGATCCGGAGAGATGAGAAGGCATCATTTGCATGAAAATGGATTGCAGAAGATGATCAAAACAAAAGCTGCGCAGGTTGGGATTACCAAGCGGGTCAACAGCCACGCGTTACGCCATTCTTTTGCGACTCACTTGTTGGAGGCTGGCTATGATATTCGTACGGTACAGGAGTTGCTCGGCCATGCGGATGTGTCAACAACGATGATCTATACACATGTCTTGAATAAACCGGGGTTGGGAGTGCGTAGCCCGCTGGATTTTGGACCGGGATAAATGATTTGAAGTGGTAGAGAAACAGGAACGGCCCGCAGAATTACTCTGTGGGCCGTTCCTGTTTACTTGATTGTCGTTGTGATTAACGCGGCAGAGTAGGCAGGTTGAGGCCGACAATCTCCTTGAGCAGGCCAACGACCTGACAGCTGTAACCGTATTCGTTGTCGTACCAGACATAGAGCACACAGCGATCACCGTCGACGATGGTGGCCAGGGAGTCAACCACACCGGCGTACTGCGAACCGACAAAGTCGGAAGAGACGACTTCGGGCGAGTTGGTGTAGTCGATCTGATCCTGCAGCGGTGAGTCGAGGGACACGTCGCGCAGGTGAGTGTTGAGTTCTTCAACCGTGGTCCCTTTTTTCAGGGTCAGGTTGAGGATCGCCATGGACACGTTGGGGGTCGGCACGCGGATAGCGTTGCCGGTCAGTTTGCCGGCCAGTTCGGGCAGGGCCTTGGCCACGGCTTTGGCCGCGCCGGTTTCGGTGAGAACCATGTTCAACGGGGCACCACGACCACGACGGGGCTTGTTGTGATAGTTGTCGATGAGGTTCTGGTCGTTGGTGTAGGAGTGGCAGGTCTCTACGTGACCACTGATAATGCCGAATTTGTCTTCAACCGCTTTGAGCACCGGAACAATCGCGTTGGTGGTGCAGCTGGCTGCGGAGAAGATCTCTTTTTCCTGGGCGATCAGCTCGTTGTTGACACCAAACACGATATTGGGAATGTCGCCTTTGCCGGGGGCGGTGAGAATCACTTTGGAAACGCCTTTGGCTTTGAGATGACGACCGAGACCTTCACGGTCACGCCATTTACCGGTGTTATCGATGACGATGGCGTTGTTGATGCCGTACTCGGTGTAATCGATGTTTTCCGGAGCATCGGAGTAGATAATCTTGATCATGTTGCCGTTGGCGATGATGGCATTTTGCTCTTCATCGACCTTGATCACGCCCTGGAAACGGCCGTGAACGGAATCACGACGCAGCAGGCTGGCGCGTTTGCACAGATCGTCTTCGCTGCCTTTGCGAACAACGGCAGCACGAACACGCAGTTTGTTGCCACCGCCGGTTTGCTCGATAAGGATGCGCGCCAGCAGACGGCCGATGCGGCCAAAGCCGTACAGTACAACATCACGCGGCTCGTCGAGAACTGTGGCAGTGCCGGTGTTGATCTCGGCCAGCTCTTTGGCAACAAAGTCCGCAACACTCAGGCCGTTGTCCTGTTGCTCGAAACGATGGGTGAGTTTACCTATATCAACCTTGCCGGGGGCCAGTTCGAGGTTGTTAACGGCTTCAAGGATGGGAAAGCTGTCGCGAACGGAAATTTCGCTGTCGAGGATCTGGCGGGCAAAGCGATGAGCGCGCAGGATGCCGACGGGTGTTCTGTTGACCAGGGTGCGGCCATAAATATTGATGTTGACGCCCTGATTACGATACAGGCTGCCGATAATCGGTACCATTTTTTCTGCCAAATCGACGCGTTCAGTCCAGTCGTTTAAATACTCTTCCGCCTTGTTGCTCTCCATGCCAGCCCCTTTGATGTGAATTTTGAAGTGAATTAACTGGTGGTTTTGCGTCGGTCCAGCCCGGCGCATGTAAGGATATAAACGCGCGTATCCTAATAGAAATTGGGCGGTTTTTCAACCGTTTTGTCATACGATGTTCTATTTTCGGCTGATTGCGGACATCCGCCGGGAAGCATGGTATGTTTATACCTTATGTAGGGCCTGTGCGTGGCGGGTTATAAACGTGAATTGAAATGCGTTTGTGCTGGACTTGATTTACAGGCACTGATAATTAATGTTTCGATATCGTTATTGTTTTTAACCATCTGGAGGAATTTCTATGGCAGACAAAACGCATTATACCGAACTTGGTCTGGTCAATACTCGTGATATCTTTAAGAAAGCGGTCAGTGGCGGCTATGCCATTCCAGCATACAATTTCAATAATATGGAGCAACTCCAGGCGATTATTCACGCCAGCATTGAAACCAATTCTCCGGTGATTATCCAGGTGAGTAAAGGGGCGCGTAATTACGCCAATGCCACCATGCTGCGTTGGATGGCGAAAGGGGCTGTGGAGATGGCACGTGAGATGGGATCGCAGGTCCCTATCTGCCTGCATCTGGATCACGGCGATTCGTTTGAGTTGTGTCAGTCGTGCATCGACTCCGGTTTTTCTTCAGTCATGATTGACGGCTCTCATCTGCCTTATGAAGAGAATGTCGCTTTGACCCGTAAGGTCGTGGAGTACGCCCATCAGTTTGATGTGACCGTCGAAGGTGAGCTTGGTGTTCTTGCCGGCATTGAAGATGAGGTTCAAGCCGAGCATTCCACCTACACCCAGCCCGATGAAGTGGAAGACTTTGTCAAGAAAACAGGAGTAGACTCACTGGCCATCTCCATCGGGACCAGCCATGGTGCGTATAAATTCAAGCTGGCCGAAGGTGAAGAGGTGCCACCGTTGCGTTTTGATATCCTTAAAGAGATTGAGCAGCGCATCCCCGGGTTTCCCATTGTCCTGCACGGGGCATCCAGTGTGGTGCAGAGCTATGTACAACTGATCAATCAGTATGGCGGCCATCTTGATGGTGCTGTCGGTGTTCCTGAAGAGCAACTGCGTCAGGCGGCTGCCAGTGCCGTGTGTAAGATTAACATCGATTCCGACGGCCGGCTGGCCATGACCGCCAAAGTGCGAGAGTATCTGGCCAACAATGCTGGAGAGTTTGACCCGCGTAAATATCTCGGCGCGGCACGCAGTGAACTGATTGCACTGATGAAGCATAAAAATGAAACCGTTCTGGGCAGTGCTGGAAAAGCGTGATCCGATAAACGTCTATTTTCCCCTGTTGTTTTTGGTGTTTACACGATTCTCGTGGTTGCATTTACAGTTTAGATGCACTAGAGTAAATAAAACCAAAATAGTTATCTATTAACCGGTGAACAGTATCAGGAGATTCTCATGATCAGTGATTCCATGACCAAAGCGCTTAACGAGCAGATGAACTACGAATTTTATTCCGCCAATATTTATCTGTCGATGAGTGCCTATTGTAACCACAAAGGCCTGGATGGTTTCGCCAACTGGTTTTACAACCAGTATCAGGAAGAGATGATTCATGCCATGAAGTTTTACCACTACATTCTCGATCAGGGGCAACCGGTGGAGATCGATCAGTGTCCTAAGCCGGAGAATGATTTCGGCGCGCCTCTGGAGATGTTTCAGACCACGCTGGGCCATGAGCAGGAAGTGACCAAACGCATTTACTCTCTGGTCGATCTGGCTCTTGACGAGCGTGATCACGGCACCAATTCGTTTTTGCAGTGGTTTGTCACTGAGCAAGTTGAAGAGGAAGCAACAGTTAACAGCATTATTGACAAGCTGAAATTGGTTGAAGGTACCGGCAATGGTATTTTTATGCTGAACAATGACCTTGGCCAACGTCAGGCTCCGACAGAAACGGTTTAATATCCTGTTACGCTAAAAAACAGGTGCTCTATGCTTAAAGCCTCTGTGAGTACATCCATCAATCCATAAGGAGGGAATTCATGGAAAAGTATGTTTGCACGGCCTGTGGTTATGTGTACGATCCTGCTGAGGGAGATCCCGATTCCGGTATTGATCCGGGAACCGCTTTTGCCGATATTCCTGATGATTGGGTTTGCCCGATATGTGGGGTATCAAAAGATATGTTTGAGCTGGTCACTGAATAGATTGTAACGTGACGATCCCTGTAAAGCCGACGGGCAACCGTCGGCTTTTTTGATCATAGAGTCGCATGCTTAGGATGAGGAACTGTTTATAATAAGATCTTGACGATCAGAAAGCATAACGGTACGTTGGACTGATCATTAAACCTAGCCAAGGAGAACATTATGGAAAAGTACGTCTGTGGGCCGTGTGGTTACATTTATGACCCTGCCGAAGGTGATCCCGATTCCGGTATCGCCGCAGGCACTGCCTTTGCCGATCTGCCGGATGACTGGGTTTGCCCTGTATGTGGTGTGGGCAAGGATGCGTTTGATCCTTACGACGAATAATCGTCATCGTATAAGAGCTAACACCAACGCCCCGGCTGTTTCAGCCGGGGCGTTGGTGTCTCTGGTGGTGTTCTTCGTTGCTTCGCAGTGAATGTTGGCCACGCCTTGTTCCAAGGCTATTGTGCAAATGTTACTCGGACCTTAATCGACTCCGCCTGACGCTCCACTATAAGAGTTACCGTATCTCCCGGCTGCTGTTGACGCAGCGCATAGATCACATCAAAGGGCTCTTTGACGGCTTCGCCATTGAGCGAAACAATCCGGTCCTGAGCTTTAATTCCAGAAGATTCCGCCAGGCTCCCCGGCATCACTTTGTCAATCACCACACCGTCATCCTGCTGCTCAAGCAGCACGCCCAGTCGCATATGTTGCGGCCCGGCTTCGTAACGATTGTAGAGCAGGTAGTCGTAAGGCAGCAGCGGCAGTTCCGGCAATGTGACCTGCATAAAGCGATCCTGCTTGCTGTCATCGATCTCCACTTCATCATTACCGACCAGACTGTAGGATAGCGGCAATTTCTGGTAGACACGGCGAGGAATGCCGAAGCCGTTGCGGACATGATTGCCACCGGCCAAAACCAGCAGGTGATCGTGCGTATGTTCTGGCTGGCTAAGATAGTCGACCACGGTTTGCGCCATGGTGTTGTCCCACAGGTTCTGGATGCGAATAAACGCCTCTGCTTCGCCGTTGCCGTGATCATGTCCGGCAAAGTAGGCCATCAGCGTGGCATGGTAATACGGATCATCCACCTGTGGCGTGGTTTCTTTACCCTGCATCACCGCCATTTTTTGTTTAGGGCTGACATTGAGGGCAATGATGGGAATGTGATGTTCACGCATCGTGGTGAGCAGATCGCGGTAGTAGGCATAATCGATGCCCCAGCTCTCATACCAGTGCAGTTGACGCAGGAAACTTTTTTCGTCCAGCTCGCCGGCAATCCAGCGATCAAGAACCGGCTGCTGATCGTGATGAAACATTTCCATGCCGACCGCGACATGTTGCGGATAGCGCTGAATCAGGTGGTTGAGAATGGTGAGTTGAAAACGGTGTGATGCCGGATTGTCATGAGTCTCTCCAGCATAAATGATGCGATCACTGCTAATGTCGGCAAGCATCTGCTCTGTGGAGACGATGGTTCCGGTTGGCAGATGGACGAGCGTGTCAGGAACCGGCTTTTCGGTCAGAGGGTAAGGATTGGCGGCGCGCCCCAGAGTTTCAGGCGTTGGGGCGCAACCGGTGACGGACAGGATCGTCAGCAGGAGTGTTACGAACAAAATTTGGCGCATGGTCACTGGCTGCGGGGTCGCGATCTGTGAATAGAACAGGGGCAGAGGCTACTTGAAGATATTCTTTGAATAGAAAATCTCTGTCATCTCCCGGCGCAGCAGTTCACGAACCCGCGTTTTCTCCGCATCGGAAAAATCCTGCATCGCCGTCCCGAATAAATACTTCTCCAGCTCAACATCTTTGAGCAACATCTTGGTATGAAACAGGTTCTCCTGATAAATATTGATGTCGACGCAATCATACAACGCCAGAGTGCTCCGTTTGATGTACTGCTGGATTGAGTGAATGCTGTGGTCGATGTAGTGCTTTTTACCAT
Protein-coding sequences here:
- a CDS encoding class II fructose-bisphosphate aldolase; the protein is MADKTHYTELGLVNTRDIFKKAVSGGYAIPAYNFNNMEQLQAIIHASIETNSPVIIQVSKGARNYANATMLRWMAKGAVEMAREMGSQVPICLHLDHGDSFELCQSCIDSGFSSVMIDGSHLPYEENVALTRKVVEYAHQFDVTVEGELGVLAGIEDEVQAEHSTYTQPDEVEDFVKKTGVDSLAISIGTSHGAYKFKLAEGEEVPPLRFDILKEIEQRIPGFPIVLHGASSVVQSYVQLINQYGGHLDGAVGVPEEQLRQAAASAVCKINIDSDGRLAMTAKVREYLANNAGEFDPRKYLGAARSELIALMKHKNETVLGSAGKA
- a CDS encoding ferritin, which produces MISDSMTKALNEQMNYEFYSANIYLSMSAYCNHKGLDGFANWFYNQYQEEMIHAMKFYHYILDQGQPVEIDQCPKPENDFGAPLEMFQTTLGHEQEVTKRIYSLVDLALDERDHGTNSFLQWFVTEQVEEEATVNSIIDKLKLVEGTGNGIFMLNNDLGQRQAPTETV
- a CDS encoding glyceraldehyde-3-phosphate dehydrogenase, with amino-acid sequence MESNKAEEYLNDWTERVDLAEKMVPIIGSLYRNQGVNINIYGRTLVNRTPVGILRAHRFARQILDSEISVRDSFPILEAVNNLELAPGKVDIGKLTHRFEQQDNGLSVADFVAKELAEINTGTATVLDEPRDVVLYGFGRIGRLLARILIEQTGGGNKLRVRAAVVRKGSEDDLCKRASLLRRDSVHGRFQGVIKVDEEQNAIIANGNMIKIIYSDAPENIDYTEYGINNAIVIDNTGKWRDREGLGRHLKAKGVSKVILTAPGKGDIPNIVFGVNNELIAQEKEIFSAASCTTNAIVPVLKAVEDKFGIISGHVETCHSYTNDQNLIDNYHNKPRRGRGAPLNMVLTETGAAKAVAKALPELAGKLTGNAIRVPTPNVSMAILNLTLKKGTTVEELNTHLRDVSLDSPLQDQIDYTNSPEVVSSDFVGSQYAGVVDSLATIVDGDRCVLYVWYDNEYGYSCQVVGLLKEIVGLNLPTLPR
- a CDS encoding rubredoxin, whose product is MEKYVCGPCGYIYDPAEGDPDSGIAAGTAFADLPDDWVCPVCGVGKDAFDPYDE
- a CDS encoding ChaN family lipoprotein, yielding MRQILFVTLLLTILSVTGCAPTPETLGRAANPYPLTEKPVPDTLVHLPTGTIVSTEQMLADISSDRIIYAGETHDNPASHRFQLTILNHLIQRYPQHVAVGMEMFHHDQQPVLDRWIAGELDEKSFLRQLHWYESWGIDYAYYRDLLTTMREHHIPIIALNVSPKQKMAVMQGKETTPQVDDPYYHATLMAYFAGHDHGNGEAEAFIRIQNLWDNTMAQTVVDYLSQPEHTHDHLLVLAGGNHVRNGFGIPRRVYQKLPLSYSLVGNDEVEIDDSKQDRFMQVTLPELPLLPYDYLLYNRYEAGPQHMRLGVLLEQQDDGVVIDKVMPGSLAESSGIKAQDRIVSLNGEAVKEPFDVIYALRQQQPGDTVTLIVERQAESIKVRVTFAQ
- a CDS encoding rubredoxin, producing the protein MEKYVCTACGYVYDPAEGDPDSGIDPGTAFADIPDDWVCPICGVSKDMFELVTE